Proteins encoded together in one Miscanthus floridulus cultivar M001 chromosome 16, ASM1932011v1, whole genome shotgun sequence window:
- the LOC136514262 gene encoding soluble inorganic pyrophosphatase 4-like isoform X2, translating into MAPGVEAVKETGSFQKVPALNERILSSMSRRSVAAHPWHDLEIGPGAPTIFNCVIEIPRGSKVKYELDKKTGLIKVDRVLYSSVVYPHNYGFIPRTLCEDSDPLDVLVIMQEPVIPGCFLRAKAIGVMPMIDQGEADDKIIAVCADDPEYKHYNDIKDLPPHRLAEIRRFFEDYKKNENKEVAVNDFLPATEAYEVIQHSMDLYATYIVEGLRR; encoded by the exons ATGGCGCCCGGTGTGGAAGCCGTGAAGGAGACAGGCTCGTTCCAAAAGGTTCCTGCCTTGAACGAAAGGATACTGTCATCCATGTCCAGGAGATCTGTTGCTGCACACCCTTGGCATGATCTGGAGATAG GTCCTGGTGCTCCAACCATATTCAACTGC GTCATTGAGATACCCAGGGGCAGCAAGGTTAAGTATGAACTTGACAAGAAAACTGGACTGATCAAG GTGGACCGTGTCCTGTATTCATCAGTTGTTTACCCTCACAACTATGGATTCATTCCTCGCACACTTTGTGAAGACAGTGATCCTTTGGATGTACTGGTTATAATGCAG GAGCCAGTTATCCCAGGCTGTTTTCTACGTGCAAAGGCCATCGGCGTTATGCCCATGATTGATCAAGGAGAGGCAGACGACAAGATCATTGCAGTGTGCGCTGATGATCCTGAGTACAAGCATTACAACGATATCAAGGACCTCCCACCTCACCGCTTGGCTGAAATCAGGCGCTTCTTTGAGGACT ACAAGAAGAATGAGAACAAGGAGGTTGCTGTGAACGACTTTCTGCCTGCAACTGAAGCTTATGAAGTCATACAGCACTCTAT GGATCTGTATGCTACCTACATCGTTGAGGGCCTGAGGAGGTAG
- the LOC136514263 gene encoding probable histone H2A.5, with protein MDGGGTKVKKAAAGRKLGGGGPKKKPVSRSVKAGLQFPVSRIGRYLKKGRYAQRVGTGAPVYLAAVLEYLAAEVLELAGNAARDNKKNRITPRHVLLAIRNDEELGKLLAGVTIAHGGVLPNIHSVLLPKKAAERAEKAASATKSPKKAAAAKSPKK; from the coding sequence ATGGACGGCGGCGGCACGAAGGTGAagaaggcggcggcggggcggaagCTGGGCGGCGGCGGGCCGAAGAAGAAGCCAGTGTCGCGGTCCGTCAAGGCCGGGCTGCAGTTCCCCGTGAGCCGCATCGGGCGGTACCTGAAGAAAGGGCGGTACGCGCAGCGCGTGGGCACGGGCGCGCCCGTCTACCTCGCCGCCGTCCTCGAGTACCTCGCCGCCGAGGTCCTGGAGCTGGCGGGCAACGCGGCGCGGGACAACAAGAAGAACCGCATCACCCCGCGCCACGTCCTCCTCGCCATCCGCAACGACGAGGAGCTCGGCAAGCTGCTGGCGGGCGTCACCATCGCGCACGGCGGCGTGCTGCCCAACATCCACTCCGTCCTCCTCCCCAAGAAGGCCGCCGAGAGGGCCGAGAAGGCCGCCTCCGCTACCAAGTCGCCCAAGAAGGCCGCCGCCGCCAAGTCGCCCAAGAAGTAG
- the LOC136514262 gene encoding soluble inorganic pyrophosphatase 4-like isoform X1 translates to MQLREKTGGVGGAWLQTRKSEGGPTEPTQETGSTPASIPVSLVTPLSLCRSSSASSPVLRRFKTKTARLSAHSNPTPSPRLPCTSRVSFPVGASSPTPDLDLSRRRRPRCVVLMAPGVEAVKETGSFQKVPALNERILSSMSRRSVAAHPWHDLEIGPGAPTIFNCVIEIPRGSKVKYELDKKTGLIKVDRVLYSSVVYPHNYGFIPRTLCEDSDPLDVLVIMQEPVIPGCFLRAKAIGVMPMIDQGEADDKIIAVCADDPEYKHYNDIKDLPPHRLAEIRRFFEDYKKNENKEVAVNDFLPATEAYEVIQHSMDLYATYIVEGLRR, encoded by the exons ATGCAATTACGGGAAAAAACCGGGGGTGTTGGGGGCGCGTGGCTTCAAACGCGGAAAAGCGAGGGAGGGCCCACCGAACCCACCCAGGAAACGGGAAGTACTCCTGCTTCCATTCCCGTCTCTCTGGTCACCCCCCTCTCTCTCTGTCGGTCCTCGTCCGCCTCCTCCCCCGTCCTCCGCCGCTTTAAAACCAAGACCGCGCGGCTCTCCGCCCACTCCAACCCGACTCCGTCGCCTCGTCTGCCTTGCACTTCTAGGGTTTCCTTCCCCGTCGGCGCCTCCTCCCCCACCCCAGATTTGGATctaagccgccgccgccgacccagGTGT GTTGTCTTGATGGCGCCCGGTGTGGAAGCCGTGAAGGAGACAGGCTCGTTCCAAAAGGTTCCTGCCTTGAACGAAAGGATACTGTCATCCATGTCCAGGAGATCTGTTGCTGCACACCCTTGGCATGATCTGGAGATAG GTCCTGGTGCTCCAACCATATTCAACTGC GTCATTGAGATACCCAGGGGCAGCAAGGTTAAGTATGAACTTGACAAGAAAACTGGACTGATCAAG GTGGACCGTGTCCTGTATTCATCAGTTGTTTACCCTCACAACTATGGATTCATTCCTCGCACACTTTGTGAAGACAGTGATCCTTTGGATGTACTGGTTATAATGCAG GAGCCAGTTATCCCAGGCTGTTTTCTACGTGCAAAGGCCATCGGCGTTATGCCCATGATTGATCAAGGAGAGGCAGACGACAAGATCATTGCAGTGTGCGCTGATGATCCTGAGTACAAGCATTACAACGATATCAAGGACCTCCCACCTCACCGCTTGGCTGAAATCAGGCGCTTCTTTGAGGACT ACAAGAAGAATGAGAACAAGGAGGTTGCTGTGAACGACTTTCTGCCTGCAACTGAAGCTTATGAAGTCATACAGCACTCTAT GGATCTGTATGCTACCTACATCGTTGAGGGCCTGAGGAGGTAG